In Sulfitobacter sp. W027, a single window of DNA contains:
- the tsf gene encoding translation elongation factor Ts: protein MAITASMVKELRDTTGAGMMDAKKALTESNGDMEAAVDWLRTKGLAKAAKKSGRTAAEGLVAVKVEGGHGVAVEVNSETDFVGKNAEFQSMVSNIADAALKADDVEALKAAEINGKSVETTLTDAIAKIGENMSLRRMESIDGETVVSYVHNAAAPGMGKIGVLVAMNGGNEEFGKQVAMHIAAVNPASLSEADLDPAVVEKEKQVQMDIARESGKPEAVIEKMIVGRMQKYMSEVTLLNQSFVVNPDLTVGKAAEEIGATITGFVRLEVGEGIEVVKEDFAAEVAKAAKG, encoded by the coding sequence ATGGCAATCACAGCATCCATGGTCAAGGAACTGCGCGACACCACCGGCGCAGGCATGATGGACGCCAAAAAGGCACTGACAGAAAGCAACGGCGACATGGAAGCCGCCGTTGACTGGCTGCGCACCAAAGGTCTGGCCAAAGCGGCGAAGAAATCCGGTCGTACAGCAGCCGAAGGCCTTGTGGCCGTTAAGGTTGAAGGCGGTCACGGTGTCGCGGTTGAAGTGAACTCCGAAACCGACTTCGTCGGCAAGAACGCTGAATTCCAGTCCATGGTCAGCAACATCGCAGACGCGGCGCTGAAAGCCGATGACGTCGAAGCGCTGAAAGCGGCTGAGATCAATGGCAAATCCGTTGAGACCACGCTGACCGACGCCATCGCCAAAATCGGCGAGAACATGTCCCTGCGCCGCATGGAAAGCATCGACGGCGAGACCGTTGTTTCCTACGTGCATAACGCAGCTGCACCCGGCATGGGCAAAATCGGCGTTCTGGTTGCCATGAACGGTGGCAACGAAGAGTTCGGTAAGCAGGTTGCGATGCACATTGCCGCTGTGAACCCAGCGTCGCTCTCCGAAGCTGATCTGGACCCGGCAGTTGTCGAGAAAGAAAAGCAGGTCCAGATGGACATCGCACGTGAAAGCGGCAAGCCCGAAGCCGTGATCGAAAAGATGATCGTTGGCCGGATGCAGAAGTACATGTCCGAAGTGACATTGCTGAACCAGTCCTTCGTTGTGAACCCCGACCTGACCGTCGGCAAAGCAGCAGAAGAAATCGGCGCAACCATCACCGGTTTCGTGCGTCTGGAAGTTGGCGAAGGCATCGAAGTTGTCAAAGAAGACTTCGCCGCCGAAGTGGCTAAGGCTGCCAAAGGCTAA